A window of Desulforegulaceae bacterium genomic DNA:
ATGCCACAAACACCAAGGCTCTTGCCGGGCTTTCTGAGCTTAAAGAATTTACCATTACTTCCGATTTCAATAATAAGAGCAAGGATCCTTTTGATATGGATGCCGCAAAGGGGTGGGATAAAGTTGAAAAAATCGATATCACAAAGGCCATGCTCATTAATGGGGGAAATCTTTCCAATCTAAAAGAGCTTAAAGACCTGAAACTTAACAAAATAAATGAATCAGGTGAACCTTTCAGCCTTGCAGGTTTCAGCAATCTGCCCAAGTTGAGCTATGTCTCAATCAGCTCTTCCAATGTTAAGGATATTGGTGTTCTAAAATCTTTGCCAAACCTTAAAAGACTGACCATTAATAAAGTATCTGTTCCTGAAGCAGATCTCCAGGGCTTTGCTCCCAATGTTAAGGTAACTATTAAGTAATAATTCTCTTGGCAAGGTAAGGGGTGAAGTCTTTGCTACACGATTTAACTCTTTCTGGGTCTGTCAGTTTCTGGCAGACCTTGTGTGTTATAGTGATTAAAAATTAAAATAAATAATAGCGCGGGAGTCGCGGGGTCGGACCAAAACAAAGTACTGAAATAACAGAATAAACAAAATCAAATTACCCAGTTTTTAGCCCTAGAAGGCTCTTCACAAATTTTATTCTTAAGTTTTTTGAGTCTGTTTTTTATACTTTTTTCATTAGTTGTTACAGGGAAGATTTTAATTAATTCCAAATCATCATCAATAATATTCAAACTGTTCACATAACCTAAAATTTGAGGGAAATGTTTTTCTATTTGTTGAATATTTATGGATTTTTCTTTAATTTTATTTTCAATAAAGAAATCAAATAATCCTTTAATTCTGCCATCTGGTACTGATTGAGAATTTGGATTTTTTATCTGATTATCGTATTTTATAAGTTCTAATGTAGAATCTTCCATTATGATTTGTAAAATATTTGTAACTGTATTTGAATTAAGTTTTTCAAATACAGCCAATATTGTAGATTTTACTTGATTCTCAGTTGTGCTATACGTTGAAAAAATTGAACTTGATATAAAACTTCTTTTCTACTTATTACAATAATATTTGGAAGTAAAAAATTTTACTTCAAGAAACCTCATAATTTTCTATTATTTTTTTTAAATCAGAAATTATCTCTTCTACCATTTTTTGGGGTTTTAAAACTTTAGCATCAGATTCATAGGATAAAACCCATTTTTCATAAAATTGTGCTGTTTACTTGATATTAAAGAAGATGAATATAAACCAGAAATAGATAATGTATTAAATAAACTTTTGCTTATTGAAAAAATATTTTAAATTCGGATTTTTGTACAATTTAAACTGGAGAAAAAATGAATCTGGAATTATTTCAATCTATTATAAAATTAAAAGATAATCCTGTAATTGTTATGGAAGGCAAAAGAGATATACCAGAATTTTACAGTAAAAAAGCATTTGAGCTTGGATATCATCTGGCTTTAAATTTCGTTCCGGAAATGCAAAAGGTTCAGATGAGGCTTTTATAAAAGGAAGTGAGCTGGTTCAGTAGACATAATACCTGGCTATCCTTATATTTTTTTAAAGTCTAGCTTTCAGTTTTTACTTTTAAACCTTGATTTGCAGATTTAAACTTTCCTGAATTAATAACATCAGTTTGGGAAAGCCTTAGTTTTGTATCGATTAAAATAATTAAAAAAAAAATCACAAAGAAAGTATTAAAATTTTAAATTTGGTTTTTTTAAAAAGGAGAGCAATTTGGTTGAATTTGATTTTAGCAAAAATGAAAAGTTTCATCTTTGTATTAATAATTATCAATACCCGGATCCAGGGATTGATTCCATAGGTTATGACAGAAACTGGTTAAGTGTTTATATCAAGGTAGAAACCAGCAAAGACTCGTGGGAAAGCCAAAGTCCATCTTTATTGACATGGGAATTGGAAATGATGATAAATGAATTTAAAAACCTCAAAAAAGAGCCTCTTATCCAGGAAAACAATTTCCTTTATTGAACCAAATCTAATGTTTAAACTTTTTCCATTTGAAAGCGATGCTATTAGAATGCGTGTTTATTTTGACGCTGAAAGTAAACCCCAGTCATTTTCAAAAGATGAAGACTGCTTTATTGAAGGCTGGTTTTCATTGGAAAATTTGTTAGTGGTTGCTGATTCTCTTCAGGATGAATTAAATAAATATCCTTCAAGAAAATGAAAATTGTATTTTCAATAAACCCTTGTGTCAGGGTAGTTGTCTTGTTTTTTGATTAAAAAATATTTTTTAATTTAAGTCCCTCCTCTTTCCTGTGCAATTGTATAGGAAAGAGGAGGGACACGTTGTATTAAAGTAAGCCTTAATAACCCCTTCGGCCGCCACCAGGACAAGCCCAGCCACGATCTCCAAACTCTTGTCGGCACCAGGTCAGATATTGGTCGTATTTTCGATTCAACTTGGAGCGTAACTCCGCTATTTGGTCTGATAACGCTTTTACCTTTTTAGTATCTGGGTTTTTTTGGTCCCAAGCCACCTCAAGTTCCATTTGTTTGGCACTCAACTCTTGCCGTAGCGGCAATGTATCCTGCATAAACTGGGAGCGAGCCTGTCTCCACTGTTCACGTTGCTCAGGGGACATGCCTTGCCACCCTTGTGAGTCAGGGGCTATCCCATGCATCCCGCGGCCCATGTGGTAACCATCACCCATCATTCCAGGCCCCCGTCCGTGGTAACCTGACCCTGGTCCCATCATTCCCGGTCCCATACCTCCTCCAGCTCTATATTCTAAACCTGAAGAGGATCGATTTTGTGTATGCATTGGTTGGTTGCCAGCCGCCCACAGGGAGGTAGCCAGCAAAAGCGATATTGCCAAACAACTAATGATTGTGTTTCTCATGGTCACACTCCTTTTGTTTAAAAAATGTTATTATTAACTTCCTGCCTTTTCCTAAACTGGTCGTTTTGCTGTAATAAAAAGTCGTGGTTGTTGTTTTATGCGTTGTCCCCAACCGTGAAAAAAATTAAGCGTAAAAATGGTAACCTCAGCCCATTGGCAGAACCACTCCTCATTCTTATTTAACCCTGTACCGACTTCATTATGATTCGGACATGTCTGTATAAGTTAGATGCTGCTTTTTCCATGGGCAGAAGTGGTTCACTAGGGGTGAAATTACAAAGAACTGTATGCATAAAACATAAAGAACAATTTTCTCGCTATTGTTGCACATTTGTAGCAACCCATTTTTCAAAGGCTGCCATAAAGCTATCCAGGAAGGTTTTGGTAGAGTCGTTTGTAAGCTTTCCCTTATCGTCAAAAAGTGCTGCAGCTCCTCCAATGTAAGCTTCAGGCTGTGCCATGGTGAGCACATTAACAAAAACCAGCGATTGACGTAAATGATGATTGGCACCAAAGCCACTAATGTTTCCAATAGAAACACTGATAATAGCTCCAGGTTTACCGTCCCAGCAATTTTTACCATAAGGACGGGAGCCTACATCAATGGCATTTTTTAAAACACCGGGTACCGAGCGGTTATATTCAGGTGTCAAAAAGAGAAGACCATCAGCAGCGATGATTTGCTCCCGGAATTTTACCCATTCCTTTGGTGGAGTAGCTTCCAGGTCTTCATTAAACATCGGAAGGTCAGCTATGTTTAATATTTCAAGAGATAATGTTTCTGGTGCATTCGCTATCAATGCTTTGGCTGTTTTCAGGTTAAAGGATTCTTTACGAAGGCTTCCTACGATAACTGCAATTTTGTAATTTTTCATAGTTTTGCACCTTTTCCCATTAGGTATTATTAAATTAAAGATCTACCATTTTCCAGCTTTCCTTCAAAAATACATAATAAAAACTTTATACTTTTTTGCCTTTTGTCAAGAAACAGCTAAAAAGATTCAAGATTTCCACCATTTTAAAAAGGAGAGCAATTTGATTGAATTTGATTTTAGCAAAAATGAAAAGATTTGTCTTTGTATTAATAATTATCAATACCCGGATCCAGGGATTGATTCCATAGATTATGACAGAAACTGGTTGGGTGTTTATATCAAGGTAGAAAACAGCAAAGACTTGTGGGAAAGTCAAAGTTTGTTTTTATTAA
This region includes:
- a CDS encoding NAD(P)H-dependent oxidoreductase, coding for MKNYKIAVIVGSLRKESFNLKTAKALIANAPETLSLEILNIADLPMFNEDLEATPPKEWVKFREQIIAADGLLFLTPEYNRSVPGVLKNAIDVGSRPYGKNCWDGKPGAIISVSIGNISGFGANHHLRQSLVFVNVLTMAQPEAYIGGAAALFDDKGKLTNDSTKTFLDSFMAAFEKWVATNVQQ